A portion of the Hoylesella buccalis ATCC 35310 genome contains these proteins:
- a CDS encoding PhoH family protein, which produces MIEKHIVLEDIDPVTFYGVNNDHLQMLKSLFPKLRIVARGNVIRILGDEEEMAKIEEDIELMQKHVLKYNSITEEDILDIVHDHKTKADAIKDVVVYSISGRPIKSRSENQQKLIEAYNTSDMVFAVGPAGTGKTYLSIALAVKALKEKAAKKIILSRPAVEAGEKLGFLPGDMKDKIDPYLQPLYDSLEDMIPAVKLQDMMEKHIIQIAPLAFMRGRTLSDAVVILDEAQNTTPAQIRMFLTRMGWNTKMIITGDMTQIDLPHEQKSGLKEALKILGGVEGISVVELGKKDIVRHKLVTRIVNAYEAYDNARNQEKKLEFKD; this is translated from the coding sequence TTGATTGAGAAGCATATTGTTCTGGAAGACATAGACCCTGTTACATTCTATGGGGTTAACAATGATCATTTGCAGATGCTCAAGTCGCTGTTTCCCAAATTGCGAATAGTTGCTCGTGGAAACGTCATCCGTATCTTGGGCGACGAGGAAGAGATGGCCAAGATTGAAGAGGACATCGAACTGATGCAGAAGCACGTCTTGAAGTACAACTCCATCACGGAAGAAGATATCTTGGACATCGTTCATGACCACAAGACAAAGGCCGATGCCATCAAGGATGTCGTGGTGTATAGTATTTCGGGACGCCCTATCAAAAGTCGAAGTGAGAACCAGCAAAAACTTATTGAAGCATACAACACTTCGGACATGGTATTTGCCGTTGGTCCTGCAGGCACTGGAAAAACCTATCTCAGCATTGCTTTAGCTGTAAAAGCCCTGAAAGAAAAGGCTGCCAAGAAGATTATCCTCTCCCGCCCCGCAGTGGAAGCTGGAGAGAAACTTGGTTTTTTGCCTGGAGACATGAAGGATAAGATAGATCCATACCTACAACCTCTATACGATTCCCTTGAAGACATGATTCCAGCTGTGAAACTGCAAGACATGATGGAGAAACACATCATTCAGATTGCTCCCCTGGCTTTCATGCGTGGCAGAACGTTAAGCGACGCTGTCGTCATCCTGGATGAAGCGCAAAACACCACCCCAGCCCAAATCAGAATGTTCCTCACCCGCATGGGATGGAACACCAAAATGATTATCACGGGCGACATGACCCAGATAGATTTACCGCACGAACAAAAGAGTGGCTTGAAAGAAGCACTGAAAATATTAGGCGGTGTTGAAGGTATTTCTGTGGTTGAATTGGGCAAAAAGGACATCGTTCGCCACAAATTGGTCACGAGAATCGTGAATGCCTATGAAGCATACGACAATGCCAGGAACCAAGAAAAGAAACTTGAGTTTAAAGATTAA
- a CDS encoding phosphoribosylaminoimidazolesuccinocarboxamide synthase produces MKALTKTDFHFDGQKSVYHGKVRDVYNINDDLIVMVATDRISAFDVILPKGIPFKGQVLNQIAAKFLDSTKDICPNWKIATPDPMVTVGVKCEGFRVEMIIRSILTGSAWREYKAGARELCGVKLPDGMKENERFPEPIVTPTTKADEGHDLNISKEEIISQGIVPAEDYAIIEDYTRKLFARGQEIAAKQGLILVDTKYEFGKKDGKIYLIDEIHTPDSSRYFYADGYEEKLAKGEPQKQLSKEFVRQWLIEHDFMNEPGQTVPEITDEYAESVSERYIELYEHITGEKFKKAADHDDLAARIEKNVSDYLASLK; encoded by the coding sequence ATGAAAGCATTAACAAAAACTGATTTCCATTTCGATGGACAAAAGAGTGTTTACCATGGCAAAGTACGTGATGTTTATAACATCAACGATGACTTGATCGTGATGGTTGCAACTGACAGAATCTCTGCATTCGACGTGATTCTACCTAAGGGAATTCCATTCAAAGGACAGGTTCTCAATCAGATAGCTGCCAAATTTCTTGACTCTACCAAAGACATCTGCCCCAACTGGAAGATTGCCACACCAGACCCAATGGTGACAGTAGGCGTAAAATGTGAAGGCTTTCGTGTAGAAATGATCATCCGGAGCATTCTAACGGGCAGCGCTTGGCGCGAATATAAGGCAGGAGCCAGAGAGCTTTGTGGCGTGAAATTGCCCGATGGCATGAAGGAAAACGAACGTTTCCCAGAGCCAATCGTCACACCAACAACCAAGGCTGACGAAGGACACGACCTCAACATCTCAAAAGAAGAAATCATCAGTCAGGGGATTGTTCCGGCAGAAGATTACGCCATCATCGAGGATTACACGCGCAAATTGTTCGCTCGTGGACAGGAAATTGCAGCCAAACAAGGACTGATTCTTGTAGACACTAAGTATGAGTTTGGCAAAAAAGACGGTAAGATTTATCTCATTGACGAAATTCATACCCCAGACTCCAGTCGTTACTTCTACGCCGATGGCTATGAGGAGAAGTTGGCAAAAGGTGAACCACAGAAGCAATTGTCAAAAGAGTTTGTACGTCAATGGCTCATCGAACACGACTTCATGAACGAGCCTGGGCAGACCGTGCCAGAGATTACGGACGAATATGCTGAAAGTGTAAGCGAGCGATACATTGAATTGTACGAACACATCACTGGCGAAAAGTTCAAGAAGGCGGCCGACCATGATGATTTGGCTGCTCGCATTGAAAAGAATGTCAGCGACTATCTCGCTTCGCTAAAATAA